From the Candidatus Nomurabacteria bacterium genome, one window contains:
- the gatA gene encoding Asp-tRNA(Asn)/Glu-tRNA(Gln) amidotransferase subunit GatA: MKIDLNSLTIQIAHDAIKAGEYSARDLANAYLEQIENKNKDLNIYIEVFSDVLEQADRADEMFRSGSATLLTGIPIALKDNMLISGKSATCGSQILSGYVASYDSTVAKTLKENGAVILGRTNMDEFAMGSSSETSFYGVPKNPYDTSRVPGGSSGGSSAAVAANMALATLGSDTGGSIRQPAAFCGVVGLKPTYSTISRYGIIALASSLDQVGPFTRNVDDTKILFDTLSVPDKSEATSISAENRKVNFANTKKIGIPRDFLTGLNPEVERNFNESIEHLKSLGYEIVDVSLPLIKYSLAVYYIIQPAEASSNLARFDGVRYGLRSEGKNLEEVYSKTRGTGFGKETRRRILLGTYVLSHGYYDAYYNKALLLQKEITNELKNIFKSVDFIFTPTTATGAFKIGEKSDPVSMYLSDIFTVPANIAGTPAISVPSGFTSEGLPIGMQFMGAHFSEQELFEVAKKFEDKTGFNRPVLE; the protein is encoded by the coding sequence ATGAAAATTGATTTAAATTCTCTAACAATACAAATTGCGCATGATGCAATAAAAGCGGGCGAGTATTCTGCTCGAGATTTGGCAAATGCGTATTTGGAACAAATTGAAAATAAAAACAAAGATCTCAATATATACATTGAAGTTTTTTCTGATGTATTAGAACAAGCTGATAGGGCAGATGAAATGTTCAGGTCAGGTTCCGCAACTCTACTTACAGGTATTCCGATTGCTCTAAAAGACAATATGCTCATTAGTGGAAAATCTGCAACCTGTGGATCACAAATACTAAGTGGGTATGTTGCAAGTTACGATTCTACTGTTGCAAAAACTCTAAAAGAAAATGGCGCTGTAATACTTGGGCGTACAAATATGGATGAATTTGCTATGGGAAGTTCTTCAGAGACTTCTTTTTATGGTGTTCCAAAAAATCCATATGATACTTCTCGTGTACCAGGAGGATCTTCTGGTGGGTCGTCTGCAGCTGTAGCGGCAAACATGGCACTGGCAACTCTCGGTTCAGACACAGGAGGTTCTATTCGACAACCCGCAGCATTTTGCGGAGTAGTAGGTCTCAAGCCTACATACAGCACAATCTCCCGCTATGGAATAATCGCGCTTGCAAGTTCGCTTGATCAGGTTGGTCCATTTACACGAAATGTAGATGATACGAAAATACTTTTTGATACTCTAAGTGTACCAGACAAATCAGAGGCTACTTCTATTAGCGCAGAAAATCGTAAAGTTAATTTTGCAAATACAAAAAAAATTGGTATTCCGAGAGACTTTTTGACTGGATTGAATCCTGAGGTAGAAAGAAATTTCAATGAATCAATTGAGCATTTAAAATCTCTTGGTTATGAAATTGTTGACGTATCACTACCTCTTATAAAGTATTCACTTGCTGTGTATTATATTATTCAGCCAGCTGAAGCGTCTTCTAATCTGGCGCGTTTTGATGGAGTACGCTACGGACTTCGTAGTGAAGGAAAAAATCTTGAAGAAGTTTATTCAAAGACTCGCGGAACTGGATTCGGCAAGGAGACGCGTCGTCGCATCCTGCTTGGAACATATGTACTTTCACATGGATATTATGATGCGTATTACAACAAAGCCCTACTGCTTCAAAAAGAAATCACAAATGAATTAAAAAATATTTTTAAAAGCGTGGATTTTATCTTTACACCCACAACAGCAACAGGTGCATTCAAAATAGGAGAGAAGTCCGACCCTGTTTCTATGTATCTGTCTGATATTTTTACAGTGCCAGCAAACATCGCAGGTACTCCAGCTATATCAGTACCTTCAGGATTTACATCCGAAGGATTACCAATTGGTATGCAATTCATGGGAGCGCATTTTAGTGAACAAGAACTTTTTGAAGTCGCGAAAAAGTTTGAAGATAAAACTGGCTTTAACAGACCTGTGTTAGAATAG
- a CDS encoding D-alanyl-D-alanine carboxypeptidase family protein, whose product MKHIGLIAIGGFAGLLIVSAFPNIFPNNFDNRSLTGFSAGALNSWRAQGGFKTDYNIGSKSTDISYIQSYLQGLYPDIVVKSDGVLGKITSSTLIRFQEDEEIPLTGVVDSKTREAFNEVLLSELCPKVSGEDVDLLFAINKKNKVSSEFIPSNLVVLPDYTNPNGIICLKDIASEAYIKMFDDAKKENITLGITSGFRKYEIQDYLFNLYTETMGLAEASRVSALPGHSEHQLGTTMDLTGSSIGFASTSKLMSSNIEGNWLEQNAYKYGFVMSYPEDKESITGYSYEPWHYRYVGVEVAEAVKDSGLTLGEYLQII is encoded by the coding sequence ATGAAGCATATAGGACTTATAGCTATAGGGGGTTTTGCTGGACTACTCATAGTTTCTGCTTTTCCAAATATTTTTCCTAATAATTTTGACAATAGATCACTTACTGGTTTTTCTGCGGGTGCATTGAATTCTTGGCGAGCACAAGGCGGATTCAAGACTGATTATAATATTGGTTCAAAAAGTACAGACATAAGTTATATTCAAAGTTATTTACAAGGATTATATCCTGATATTGTTGTTAAATCGGATGGGGTTTTGGGTAAGATTACCTCATCTACTTTAATCAGATTTCAAGAAGATGAAGAAATTCCTCTCACAGGAGTTGTCGATAGCAAGACACGTGAAGCTTTCAATGAGGTTCTCTTGTCTGAGTTATGCCCAAAAGTTTCTGGCGAAGATGTAGATTTACTTTTTGCCATAAACAAGAAAAATAAAGTTAGTTCTGAATTTATTCCTAGCAACTTAGTTGTTTTACCAGATTACACTAATCCAAATGGAATTATCTGTTTGAAAGATATTGCAAGTGAGGCTTATATAAAAATGTTTGATGATGCAAAAAAAGAAAACATAACACTTGGTATTACTTCAGGTTTTAGAAAATATGAAATCCAAGATTATCTTTTCAATCTTTATACAGAAACTATGGGTCTTGCAGAGGCGTCGCGAGTGAGTGCTCTGCCAGGGCACTCTGAGCATCAGCTTGGTACTACTATGGACTTAACTGGATCATCGATCGGTTTTGCATCCACAAGCAAGCTAATGTCTAGTAATATAGAAGGTAATTGGTTAGAGCAAAACGCGTACAAATATGGTTTTGTAATGTCTTATCCAGAAGACAAGGAAAGTATTACGGGTTATTCATATGAACCATGGCACTACAGATATGTTGGCGTAGAAGTTGCCGAAGCAGTGAAAGATTCAGGATTAACTTTAGGTGAATATTTACAAATAATTTAA